A window from Balearica regulorum gibbericeps isolate bBalReg1 chromosome 1, bBalReg1.pri, whole genome shotgun sequence encodes these proteins:
- the MB gene encoding myoglobin encodes MGLSDQEWQQVLTIWGKVESDLPGHGHAILMRLFQDHPETLDRFEKFKGLKTPEQMKGSEDLKKHGVTVLTQLGKILKQKGNHESELKPLAQTHATKHKIPVKYLEFISEVIIKVIAEKHSADFGADSQAAMKKALELFRNDMASKYKEFGFQG; translated from the exons ATGGGGCTCAGTGATCAGGAATGGCAGCAGGTCCTGACCATCTGGGGAAAGGTGGAGTCTGACCTCCCTGGCCATGGGCATGCAATTTTAATGAG GCTCTTTCAGGATCACCCGGAGACCCTGGATCGCTTTGAAAAGTTCAAAGGCCTGAAGACCCCTGAACAGATGAAGGGCTCTGAAGATCTGAAGAAACATGGAGTTACCGTCCTTACCCAGCTGGGCAAAATCCTGAAGCAGAAGGGTAATCATGAGTCAGAGTTGAAGCCCCTGGCTCAAACCCATGCCACCAAGCACAAAATCCCTGTCAAATATCTGGAG TTCATTTCTGAAGTCATTATCAAGGTCATTGCCGAAAAACACTCTGCAGACTTTGGGGCTGATTCCCAGGCTGCGATGAAGAAGGCCCTGGAGCTGTTCCGAAATGATATGGCCAGCAAGTACAAGGAGTTTGGTTTCCAGGGTTAG